The following proteins are co-located in the Hydrogenophaga sp. RAC07 genome:
- a CDS encoding DUF1631 family protein produces the protein MSPPDQHVSSLAKQARELFVVHVGRALPEMVKACDTRLTSILDQAGSARDMQARRDAWTAFQKHQTTWLNQSRKALQRTLLPRTSSSGQPISMSGALELVAEGAIDDQIMASRLAMRVLEKASTELNELRLRVQHLEKRQELSRGDVLLPDVTARILVDQWLESEMTRDGWALVQDALAPVMTLKLHDAYKAANEFLVASGVMKEIDLQALVRRAPGSRAEGPPAAPPQSSPVGARVPPGGVARSGGAGEGFRPAGTHPGAAPNAGQSDFGGSGPASRPSTPGSSSMGVQDETRMMTSASPLARARMRAQGVVGRLRRMLIDKVGGEFEATQILPPSPGLAQAMQRVVPGDSAGAGFYVSGNSRPGAVYMDATHVEKAAVVLRQRTAELKQAASTPTEKATIEVVALMFQSILAEERIPPSVRVWFARLQIPVLRVALAEPEFFSALQHPARRLIDRMGSCVMGFESNVSSAALEAEIKRVVQVIEQYPETGRRVFQLVFDEFQKFLSTYLSEQGSASRFVSVAQQVEQKETLSVQYTIELRKLLDDVPVRDEVRDFLFKVWVDVLAVSSVKYGLRHEETSALKQVASDLLWAASAKPNRDDRARVIQQLPALLQRLRQGMGLLGFTTGMQDQHIKSVSDTLADAFMSRTEAISQEQLDNLSDRLANLEEYLPANGLGDLDLDNESIEMITGVDASNIEVINQGGSQPNEAMRSWAVELQIGSWFGLDHNGKLNSVQLAWRSQRGQLYLFVTNGGRCFLIQATRVASYLQAGLLVPSEEEALTVRATRDALSKLDANPERLLN, from the coding sequence GTGTCTCCCCCCGATCAGCACGTCTCTTCCCTGGCCAAACAGGCACGTGAACTCTTCGTGGTTCATGTGGGACGTGCCCTTCCCGAAATGGTCAAGGCCTGCGACACGCGCCTGACCTCCATCCTCGACCAAGCCGGCTCGGCGCGCGACATGCAGGCCCGGCGCGACGCTTGGACCGCTTTCCAGAAGCACCAGACCACCTGGCTCAACCAGAGCCGCAAGGCGCTGCAGCGCACCTTGTTGCCACGCACCTCCAGCAGCGGTCAGCCCATCAGCATGTCGGGCGCGCTCGAGCTCGTGGCCGAAGGCGCCATTGACGACCAGATCATGGCCTCGCGCCTGGCCATGCGGGTGCTGGAAAAGGCGTCCACCGAACTCAACGAACTGCGGCTGCGCGTGCAGCACCTGGAAAAGCGCCAGGAGTTGTCGCGCGGCGACGTGTTGCTGCCCGATGTGACCGCCCGCATCCTGGTGGACCAGTGGCTCGAATCCGAGATGACCCGTGATGGTTGGGCCCTGGTGCAGGACGCACTGGCACCGGTCATGACGCTCAAGCTGCACGACGCCTACAAGGCGGCCAACGAATTCCTGGTCGCCAGCGGCGTGATGAAGGAAATCGACCTGCAGGCGCTGGTCAGACGCGCTCCCGGCTCGCGCGCCGAGGGTCCGCCCGCCGCGCCACCGCAGTCCAGTCCGGTGGGCGCACGCGTCCCGCCTGGAGGCGTTGCTCGATCCGGTGGTGCGGGTGAAGGGTTCCGACCGGCAGGCACCCATCCAGGCGCAGCTCCAAATGCCGGCCAGAGCGACTTCGGTGGCTCTGGCCCGGCAAGTCGTCCAAGCACCCCTGGTTCCTCCAGCATGGGTGTGCAGGACGAGACCCGCATGATGACCAGCGCATCACCTCTGGCCCGTGCGCGCATGCGCGCCCAGGGCGTGGTGGGCCGCTTGCGCCGCATGCTGATCGACAAGGTCGGCGGTGAGTTCGAAGCCACGCAGATCCTGCCACCCTCGCCGGGCCTGGCGCAGGCCATGCAACGGGTGGTGCCGGGTGACAGCGCCGGCGCGGGCTTCTACGTCTCGGGCAACAGCCGCCCTGGCGCCGTGTACATGGATGCCACGCACGTTGAAAAAGCGGCGGTGGTGTTGCGACAGCGCACGGCCGAGCTCAAGCAGGCCGCGAGCACCCCCACGGAGAAAGCCACCATCGAAGTGGTGGCCCTCATGTTCCAGAGCATCCTGGCCGAAGAGCGCATTCCGCCCAGCGTGCGCGTGTGGTTCGCCCGTTTGCAGATCCCGGTCTTGCGCGTGGCACTGGCCGAACCCGAGTTTTTCAGTGCCCTGCAACACCCGGCCCGCCGCCTGATCGACCGCATGGGATCGTGCGTGATGGGGTTCGAGTCCAACGTGAGCTCGGCTGCGCTGGAAGCCGAGATCAAGCGCGTGGTGCAGGTGATCGAGCAATACCCCGAAACCGGTCGGCGCGTCTTTCAGCTGGTGTTCGACGAGTTCCAGAAATTCTTGTCCACCTACCTCAGCGAACAAGGCAGTGCCAGCCGCTTCGTGAGCGTGGCGCAGCAGGTCGAGCAGAAGGAAACCTTGTCGGTCCAGTACACGATCGAGTTGCGCAAGCTGCTGGACGACGTGCCGGTGCGCGACGAGGTGCGCGACTTCCTCTTCAAGGTGTGGGTCGACGTGCTGGCCGTGTCCAGCGTGAAGTACGGTCTGCGCCACGAAGAGACCAGCGCGCTCAAACAGGTGGCTTCCGACCTGCTGTGGGCGGCGAGTGCCAAGCCCAACCGCGACGACCGCGCCCGCGTGATCCAGCAGCTGCCTGCCTTGCTGCAGCGTCTGCGCCAGGGCATGGGTCTGTTGGGCTTCACCACCGGCATGCAGGACCAGCACATCAAGTCGGTGAGCGACACGCTGGCCGATGCCTTCATGTCGCGCACCGAGGCCATCTCCCAGGAGCAGCTCGACAACCTCTCCGACCGCCTGGCCAACCTCGAAGAGTATTTGCCGGCCAACGGGCTGGGCGACCTGGATCTGGACAACGAGAGCATCGAGATGATCACCGGCGTGGACGCCAGCAACATCGAGGTGATCAACCAGGGTGGCAGCCAGCCCAACGAGGCCATGCGCTCGTGGGCGGTCGAGCTACAGATCGGTTCGTGGTTCGGCCTGGACCACAACGGCAAGCTCAACAGCGTGCAACTGGCCTGGCGCAGCCAGCGCGGCCAGCTCTACCTGTTCGTCACCAATGGTGGCCGTTGTTTCCTGATCCAGGCCACGCGGGTCGCGTCGTACCTGCAGGCGGGGCTGCTGGTGCCGAGTGAAGAAGAGGCGCTCACCGTGCGCGCCACACGCGACGCACTCTCCAAGCTCGACGCCAACCCCGAGCGCCTGCTCAACTGA
- a CDS encoding M48 family metallopeptidase, producing the protein MCFICDFKSDHAPAPRPEHVWSARRGFLLAGTAAAAGAVLPAAAQVDVGQASALRNLVPAEELEAAANQQYAQMMNEANAKKALLPTGHAEVQRLRNIARRIIPHSPQWNKRASSWKWEVNLIRSDQINAFCMPGGKIAFYTGILEKLQLTDDETAMIMGHEMAHALREHARARVAKSSATSIGLSIAAQLFGLGQLGDVAANLGTQLLTLKFSREDETEADLVGLELAARSAYRPQASVSLWQKMASAGGGAGPGFLSTHPSGPNRIRELEANVPRVQGLYEQARKG; encoded by the coding sequence ATGTGTTTCATCTGCGACTTCAAGTCTGACCACGCCCCCGCACCGCGGCCCGAACATGTCTGGTCGGCCCGCCGTGGCTTCCTGCTGGCGGGCACCGCCGCTGCGGCCGGCGCCGTGTTGCCAGCCGCGGCCCAGGTCGACGTGGGCCAGGCTTCGGCCCTGCGCAACCTCGTGCCGGCCGAAGAGCTGGAGGCGGCGGCCAACCAGCAATACGCACAGATGATGAACGAGGCCAACGCCAAAAAGGCGCTGCTGCCCACGGGTCACGCCGAGGTGCAACGGCTGCGCAACATCGCGCGCCGCATCATTCCGCACTCACCACAGTGGAACAAACGCGCCAGCAGCTGGAAGTGGGAAGTCAACCTGATCCGCAGCGACCAGATCAACGCCTTCTGCATGCCGGGCGGCAAGATCGCGTTCTACACCGGCATTCTTGAAAAGTTGCAACTCACCGACGACGAGACCGCCATGATCATGGGCCACGAAATGGCCCATGCGCTGCGCGAACACGCGCGCGCCCGGGTGGCCAAGAGCAGCGCGACCAGCATCGGCCTGTCGATCGCTGCGCAGCTGTTTGGTCTGGGCCAGTTGGGCGATGTGGCGGCCAACCTGGGCACGCAGTTGCTCACGCTCAAGTTCAGCCGCGAAGACGAAACCGAGGCCGACCTGGTGGGTCTTGAGCTCGCAGCGCGCTCCGCTTACCGGCCACAGGCCAGCGTGAGTTTGTGGCAGAAGATGGCGTCAGCGGGTGGCGGGGCGGGTCCCGGCTTTCTGTCCACCCACCCCAGCGGCCCCAACCGCATCCGCGAACTGGAGGCCAACGTCCCCCGCGTGCAAGGCCTGTACGAACAGGCCCGCAAGGGTTGA
- a CDS encoding AmpG family muropeptide MFS transporter: protein MSPPASVTSPSAAEPTPQPSPTWGETLRVYLEPASLRMFALGFSAGLPLLLVLGTLSFRLREAGLDRTTIGYLSWVGLAYAFKWCWAPLVDRLPLPLLTRWLGRRRSWLLLSQGLIMASLVGMALSDPRTGLTMVVWCALAVAFASATQDIALDAFRIESADARHQGALAATYQTGYRLAMIWAGAGVLWIAARAEVAPVAAAAGAAPGVLYQQAAWTTAYLVMAASMLVGVFTVLFSREPAHVVLPPSKNAAEWLRSALVEPFADFLKRYGKQAVLILALIGVYRISDVVMGIMANPFYVDMGYTKDEVAAVTKVFGVIMTLVGAFIGGALSLKLGVMRVLMLGAVLSAASNLLFAWLAGHGHDVTALILVISADNLSAGVASAAFIAYLSGLTNVSYSATQYALFSSMMLLAPKWLAGYSGAFVDTYDYPTFFTATACLGVPVLLLVWLASRVAPVGQRP, encoded by the coding sequence ATGTCTCCTCCCGCCTCCGTGACAAGCCCGTCGGCCGCCGAACCGACGCCGCAGCCCAGCCCGACCTGGGGCGAAACCCTGCGCGTGTACCTGGAGCCGGCCAGCCTGCGCATGTTCGCACTCGGTTTCTCCGCCGGGCTGCCGCTGCTGCTCGTGCTGGGCACCTTGAGCTTTCGATTGCGCGAGGCCGGCCTGGACCGCACGACCATCGGCTACCTCAGCTGGGTCGGTCTGGCCTATGCGTTCAAGTGGTGCTGGGCGCCGCTGGTGGACCGCCTGCCGCTGCCGTTGCTCACGCGTTGGCTGGGCCGGCGCCGAAGCTGGCTGCTGCTTTCGCAAGGCCTCATCATGGCCTCGCTGGTCGGCATGGCTTTGTCCGATCCACGGACCGGTTTGACCATGGTGGTGTGGTGCGCGCTCGCTGTGGCGTTTGCTTCAGCCACGCAAGACATTGCGCTGGATGCGTTTCGCATCGAGTCCGCCGACGCGCGCCACCAGGGTGCGCTGGCTGCGACCTACCAGACCGGCTACCGCCTGGCCATGATCTGGGCTGGCGCTGGTGTGTTGTGGATCGCGGCGCGCGCCGAGGTGGCACCGGTGGCCGCGGCGGCGGGCGCAGCGCCGGGTGTGCTGTACCAGCAAGCCGCGTGGACGACGGCCTACCTCGTGATGGCTGCGAGCATGTTGGTGGGTGTGTTCACCGTGCTGTTTTCGCGCGAGCCGGCACACGTGGTGTTGCCGCCGTCGAAGAACGCCGCCGAGTGGCTGCGAAGTGCGCTGGTCGAGCCCTTTGCCGATTTCCTCAAACGCTATGGCAAGCAGGCGGTGTTGATCCTCGCGCTCATCGGTGTCTACCGCATCAGTGACGTGGTCATGGGCATCATGGCCAACCCGTTTTATGTGGACATGGGCTACACCAAGGACGAGGTGGCCGCGGTCACCAAGGTCTTCGGCGTGATCATGACGCTGGTGGGGGCATTCATTGGCGGCGCACTGTCGCTCAAGCTCGGTGTCATGCGCGTGCTCATGCTCGGCGCCGTGCTCTCGGCCGCGAGCAACCTGCTGTTTGCCTGGCTGGCCGGCCATGGACACGATGTGACTGCGCTGATCCTGGTGATCTCGGCCGACAACCTGAGCGCGGGGGTGGCCTCTGCCGCCTTCATCGCCTACCTGTCGGGCTTGACGAATGTGAGCTACTCGGCCACCCAATACGCGCTGTTCAGCTCCATGATGCTGCTGGCGCCCAAATGGCTGGCGGGCTATTCGGGGGCGTTTGTGGACACCTACGACTACCCGACTTTCTTCACGGCCACCGCGTGCCTGGGCGTGCCGGTGCTGCTGCTGGTCTGGCTCGCCTCGCGCGTCGCTCCCGTGGGGCAACGTCCTTGA
- a CDS encoding response regulator, producing the protein MTSQLLMIEDDARLAKMVVEYLGQSGFEVTHAADGEAGLEQLQLIQPELVILDLMMPGIDGLEVCRRIRALQGDVARVPVLMLTAKGDPMDRIIGLELGADDYLPKPFEPRELLARVRAVLRRRGETGSASVSRSTPVMRFGSLDIDRDARTVQVAGQASELTSYQFDLLVAMAERAGRVLTRDQIMEAVRGRELEAFDRSIDVHIGRIRNAIEVDSKDPKRILTVRGVGYVFAKQQD; encoded by the coding sequence ATGACATCCCAGCTGCTGATGATTGAAGACGACGCCCGTCTGGCGAAGATGGTCGTGGAGTACCTCGGCCAATCGGGCTTCGAGGTGACCCATGCCGCCGATGGTGAAGCCGGCCTGGAGCAGCTGCAGCTCATCCAGCCCGAGCTGGTGATCCTGGACCTCATGATGCCGGGCATCGACGGGCTGGAAGTGTGCCGCCGCATCCGCGCGCTGCAGGGCGACGTGGCCCGTGTGCCGGTGCTCATGCTCACCGCCAAGGGCGACCCCATGGACCGCATCATCGGCCTGGAACTCGGCGCCGACGACTATTTGCCCAAACCCTTCGAGCCGCGCGAGCTGCTGGCCCGTGTGCGCGCGGTGCTGCGCCGCCGTGGCGAAACGGGCAGCGCCAGCGTGTCGCGCAGCACGCCGGTGATGCGCTTCGGCTCGCTCGATATCGACCGCGACGCGCGCACCGTGCAGGTGGCTGGCCAGGCGAGTGAACTCACGTCCTACCAGTTCGATTTGCTGGTGGCCATGGCAGAGCGTGCAGGCCGCGTGCTCACCCGAGACCAGATCATGGAAGCCGTGCGCGGGCGCGAACTCGAGGCTTTCGACCGCTCGATCGACGTGCACATCGGCCGCATCCGCAACGCCATCGAGGTCGACAGCAAAGACCCCAAACGCATCCTCACCGTGCGCGGCGTGGGCTACGTTTTTGCGAAGCAACAAGATTGA
- a CDS encoding HAMP domain-containing sensor histidine kinase, protein MKAFFVSKLYLRIWLAVVAAVIVLTLSAGWLWQRALDQDRAERDARVTRTIVIRNAALDVIGEAPARAVRVPGGGWEFEVVMNDGQKLFVLLPRPNRPENNPGRRAPAWLQTPTGFAWLLGFVALAVALGAYPIVRRLTKRLEGLQKGVERWGDGDLSTRLPVQGQDEVAFLAERFNAAAERVQTLVKSHKSLLANASHELRSPLARIRMGLELLGRDGVGAQQRSEMARSIDELDQLIDEILLASRLDLRDASDASTLGPTEEVDLVGLAAEECARTAADLEIAPGTPPVLAQGHAKLLRRVLRNLLENARRYGRAAGSSDAPGAEADVRLRLSVEQGVAPTAVLWVEDRGPGVPAALRERIFEAFYRLPGASEREGGVGLGLSLVKTIVERHGGRVHCEDRPGGGARFVVSLPL, encoded by the coding sequence TTGAAGGCCTTCTTCGTCTCCAAGCTCTACCTGCGCATCTGGCTCGCGGTGGTCGCGGCCGTCATAGTGCTCACGCTGTCCGCAGGCTGGCTGTGGCAGCGGGCGCTGGATCAAGACCGGGCCGAGCGCGATGCACGCGTGACGCGCACGATCGTGATTCGCAATGCCGCGCTCGATGTGATCGGCGAAGCGCCCGCGCGCGCGGTGCGTGTTCCGGGTGGAGGTTGGGAGTTCGAGGTGGTGATGAACGATGGGCAGAAGCTGTTTGTGCTGCTGCCCCGCCCCAACCGACCCGAGAACAACCCGGGCCGCCGTGCCCCCGCCTGGTTGCAGACGCCGACCGGTTTTGCGTGGCTGCTGGGCTTTGTGGCCCTGGCTGTGGCGCTGGGCGCCTACCCCATCGTGCGGCGCCTGACCAAGCGGCTGGAGGGTTTGCAAAAGGGCGTGGAGCGCTGGGGCGATGGCGATCTGTCTACCCGCCTGCCGGTGCAGGGACAGGACGAGGTGGCGTTTCTGGCCGAACGTTTCAACGCCGCCGCCGAGCGCGTGCAGACGCTGGTGAAGTCGCACAAGTCCCTGTTGGCCAATGCTTCGCACGAACTGCGTTCGCCGCTGGCCCGCATCCGCATGGGGCTGGAGCTCTTGGGGCGCGACGGCGTGGGAGCGCAGCAGCGCAGCGAGATGGCGCGCAGCATCGACGAGCTGGACCAGCTCATCGACGAGATCCTGCTCGCGAGCCGCCTGGACCTGCGCGACGCCAGTGATGCGTCGACCCTGGGGCCCACCGAAGAGGTGGATCTGGTGGGCCTGGCGGCGGAAGAATGCGCGCGCACTGCGGCCGATCTGGAGATCGCGCCGGGCACGCCGCCGGTGCTGGCGCAAGGCCATGCCAAGCTGCTGCGCCGTGTGTTGCGCAACCTGCTGGAGAATGCACGGCGCTATGGACGTGCAGCAGGCAGCTCCGACGCACCCGGCGCCGAGGCCGATGTGCGCCTGCGGCTCTCGGTTGAACAAGGTGTGGCACCCACCGCGGTGTTGTGGGTGGAGGACCGCGGCCCGGGTGTGCCGGCCGCCTTGCGCGAACGCATCTTTGAAGCCTTCTACCGCCTGCCCGGCGCCAGCGAGCGAGAGGGTGGTGTGGGTCTGGGCCTGTCGCTGGTCAAGACCATCGTCGAGCGCCACGGTGGGCGCGTGCATTGCGAAGACCGACCCGGTGGCGGAGCCCGTTTCGTGGTCAGCCTGCCGCTCTGA
- a CDS encoding polysaccharide biosynthesis protein, giving the protein MNNRDSETFAATTLLDMPRVAKRLVALSVDVALCVLTVWLALCLRLEHWVRLEPVHGWAMAGSVLMALPLFIRFGLYRAIFRYAGWNAMVSLMQAMTLYGLFYAILFTVISVPGIPRTVGVIQPLLLMAFVGFSRVVVRYWLGGLYRSVLQRKEMPGVLIYGAGAAGRQLAGALARGTEHRLLGFLDDDAQLHGNSLDGRTVYPPSALPRLIPELGVTDLLLALPSVTHQRRLQVLESLRHLPVRVRTMPGMSDLAAGRVSLNDVRELEIEDLLGREPVTPDAMLLQRLVHDKVVLVTGAGGSIGSELCRQIAACRPLTLLLVENSEFALYQIHHELTALVGGQVDPLDVEEGDAAAPMAVTLVPLLASVQDAERMAQIMQTWRPHAVYHAAAYKHVPLVEHNPVQGLRNNVWGTLVCARSAQAAGVSHFVLISTDKAVRPTNIMGASKRMAEMVLQALAAEPGATTFSMVRFGNVLGSSGSVVPLFRRQIKNGGPITLTHPDITRYFMTIPEAAQLVIQAGAMAQGGDVFVLDMGQPVRIMDLAQRMVELSGLQVKNEQNPTGDIAIETTGLRPGEKLYEELLIGDDTQPTQHPRILRAREAFRPWIEFEHTLQVLDQALSAQDVPAARALLQACVHGYQPTGDVVDWVHTTGAHNMTASHPRQLH; this is encoded by the coding sequence ATGAACAACAGGGACTCGGAGACATTTGCGGCGACCACGCTGCTGGACATGCCACGTGTGGCCAAGCGTCTGGTCGCGCTCTCCGTGGACGTGGCGCTGTGCGTCCTCACCGTGTGGCTGGCTTTGTGCCTGCGGCTGGAGCACTGGGTGCGGCTGGAACCCGTGCACGGCTGGGCCATGGCGGGTTCGGTGCTGATGGCGCTGCCGCTCTTCATCCGATTCGGCCTGTACCGTGCCATCTTTCGGTACGCGGGCTGGAACGCCATGGTCAGCCTGATGCAGGCCATGACCTTGTACGGCCTTTTTTACGCCATCTTGTTCACAGTGATCAGCGTGCCGGGCATTCCACGCACGGTCGGTGTGATCCAGCCGCTCTTGTTGATGGCTTTTGTAGGCTTCAGCCGGGTGGTGGTGCGCTACTGGCTCGGCGGCCTCTATCGCTCTGTGCTCCAGCGAAAAGAAATGCCGGGCGTGTTGATTTACGGCGCGGGTGCAGCCGGCCGCCAACTGGCTGGCGCACTCGCCCGTGGTACCGAGCACCGCTTGCTGGGCTTTCTGGACGACGACGCCCAACTGCATGGCAACAGCCTGGACGGTCGCACGGTCTACCCGCCATCGGCGCTGCCCCGGCTCATCCCCGAATTGGGCGTGACCGATCTGCTGCTCGCGCTGCCCTCGGTCACCCACCAGCGGCGCCTGCAGGTGCTGGAGTCCTTGCGACACCTGCCGGTACGGGTGCGCACCATGCCCGGCATGTCGGACCTGGCCGCGGGGCGGGTGAGCCTGAACGACGTGCGTGAACTGGAGATTGAAGACCTGCTGGGCCGCGAGCCGGTGACGCCTGATGCGATGCTTCTTCAGCGGCTGGTGCACGACAAGGTGGTGCTCGTCACCGGTGCCGGCGGCAGCATCGGCAGTGAACTTTGCCGGCAGATCGCTGCCTGCCGGCCGCTCACACTGCTGCTGGTGGAAAACTCCGAGTTCGCGCTTTACCAGATCCACCACGAACTCACAGCGCTGGTGGGGGGCCAGGTCGATCCGCTGGATGTGGAAGAAGGCGACGCGGCCGCACCCATGGCGGTGACGTTGGTGCCGCTGCTCGCCTCGGTGCAAGACGCCGAGCGCATGGCGCAGATCATGCAAACTTGGCGACCGCACGCGGTGTACCACGCCGCCGCCTACAAACACGTGCCGCTGGTGGAGCACAACCCGGTGCAAGGATTGCGCAACAACGTGTGGGGCACCCTGGTGTGCGCACGCAGTGCGCAGGCTGCGGGCGTGAGCCATTTCGTGCTCATCAGTACCGACAAGGCCGTGCGCCCGACCAACATCATGGGTGCGAGCAAGCGCATGGCCGAGATGGTGCTGCAAGCCCTGGCGGCCGAGCCGGGCGCCACCACGTTTTCCATGGTGCGCTTCGGCAACGTGTTGGGCTCCAGCGGCTCGGTCGTGCCGCTGTTCCGCCGGCAGATCAAGAACGGTGGACCGATCACACTCACCCACCCCGACATCACCCGCTATTTCATGACCATTCCTGAGGCCGCCCAGCTCGTGATTCAGGCCGGCGCCATGGCACAGGGTGGCGACGTGTTCGTGCTCGACATGGGCCAGCCGGTGCGCATCATGGACCTGGCGCAGCGCATGGTCGAGCTCTCGGGCCTGCAGGTGAAAAACGAGCAGAACCCCACTGGCGACATCGCCATCGAAACGACCGGTTTGCGCCCCGGCGAGAAGCTGTACGAGGAGTTGCTGATCGGCGACGACACACAGCCCACGCAACACCCGCGCATCCTGCGTGCGCGCGAAGCGTTCAGGCCCTGGATCGAGTTCGAACACACCTTGCAGGTGCTTGATCAGGCGCTGTCGGCTCAGGACGTGCCGGCGGCCCGTGCCTTGCTGCAAGCTTGTGTTCATGGCTATCAGCCCACCGGCGACGTGGTCGACTGGGTGCACACCACAGGAGCGCACAACATGACCGCCTCCCACCCTCGGCAACTGCATTGA
- a CDS encoding sugar transferase yields MKRLFDLALALPAALVLLMPVASIALAVRLTSPGPALYWSDRVGRRNQIFKMPKFRSMRVDTPAVATHLLTDPAKYLTPIGSFLRKSSLDELPQLWSIIKGDMSFVGPRPALFNQHDLIALRTEHGVNELVPGLTGWAQVNGRDELPIPQKVALDAEYLRRQTLTFDIRILWMTFVKVLRRDGVTH; encoded by the coding sequence ATCAAGCGCCTCTTTGACCTGGCCCTGGCACTCCCGGCGGCGCTGGTGTTGCTGATGCCCGTGGCCAGCATAGCGCTGGCGGTACGGCTCACGTCGCCCGGTCCCGCGCTGTACTGGAGCGACCGCGTCGGTCGCCGCAACCAGATCTTCAAGATGCCCAAGTTCCGCAGCATGCGGGTGGACACGCCCGCCGTGGCCACGCACCTGCTGACCGACCCGGCAAAGTACCTCACGCCCATCGGCTCCTTTTTGCGCAAGAGCAGCCTGGACGAATTGCCCCAGCTGTGGAGCATCATCAAGGGCGACATGAGCTTTGTGGGCCCTCGCCCCGCGCTGTTCAACCAGCACGACCTGATCGCCTTGCGCACCGAGCACGGCGTGAACGAACTGGTGCCGGGCTTGACGGGCTGGGCACAGGTGAATGGTCGCGACGAACTGCCGATTCCACAGAAGGTGGCGCTGGACGCGGAGTACTTGCGCCGTCAAACTCTAACTTTCGACATTCGCATCTTGTGGATGACGTTTGTAAAGGTGTTGCGCCGCGACGGCGTGACCCACTAA
- a CDS encoding UDP-glucose 4-epimerase family protein, with the protein MTLLITGAGGFVGRTLCHQARGRGFEVLAVARASAHAPARPDRLSIASIDGETPWASALEGVRMVLHLAARVHVMDDPSADPLTAFRQTNTAGTLHLARQAAAVGVRRFVFVSSIKVNGECTAAGQPFTATDAPAPQDPYGISKMEAEQGLRQIAAETGMEVVIIRPPLVYGPGVKANFASLMRAVQRGIPLPLASVTHNRRSFVALDNLVDVLITCVDHPAAANQTFLVSDGEDLSTTDLLRRLGHAMNKPARLFPVPPSLLQFGANLLGKGDMAQRLLGNLQVDIDHTRNTLNWTPPLSVDEGLRRAVAGLAP; encoded by the coding sequence ATGACACTGCTCATCACTGGTGCCGGCGGCTTCGTCGGGCGTACGCTTTGCCATCAGGCCCGCGGCCGCGGCTTTGAGGTTCTTGCAGTCGCGCGCGCGTCGGCACACGCGCCTGCGCGTCCCGACAGGCTGTCGATCGCATCTATCGATGGGGAGACACCATGGGCTTCGGCGCTTGAGGGCGTGCGGATGGTCCTCCACCTCGCTGCTCGTGTGCACGTCATGGACGACCCCTCGGCAGACCCGCTAACGGCGTTTCGCCAGACCAACACCGCTGGCACACTCCACCTCGCCCGCCAGGCCGCCGCCGTCGGAGTACGCCGCTTCGTCTTCGTGAGCTCCATCAAAGTCAACGGCGAGTGCACGGCAGCAGGTCAGCCATTCACAGCAACCGACGCCCCCGCCCCGCAGGACCCCTACGGCATCTCCAAAATGGAAGCCGAGCAAGGCTTGCGCCAAATCGCCGCAGAAACCGGCATGGAAGTCGTCATCATCCGCCCGCCCCTGGTCTACGGCCCAGGCGTCAAAGCCAACTTCGCATCCCTGATGCGCGCCGTTCAACGCGGCATCCCCCTGCCGCTGGCCAGCGTCACCCACAACCGCCGCAGCTTCGTCGCCCTGGACAACCTGGTCGACGTGCTCATCACCTGCGTCGACCACCCCGCCGCCGCCAACCAGACCTTTCTGGTCAGCGACGGCGAAGACTTGTCAACCACCGACCTGCTGCGCCGCTTGGGCCATGCCATGAACAAGCCTGCCCGTCTCTTCCCGGTCCCGCCTTCACTGCTTCAATTCGGAGCCAACCTGCTGGGCAAAGGCGACATGGCGCAGCGCCTGCTGGGCAACCTCCAGGTCGACATCGACCACACCCGCAACACCTTGAACTGGACTCCACCCTTGTCGGTCGACGAAGGTCTGCGGCGTGCGGTGGCGGGGCTCGCTCCGTGA